Within Deinococcus radiopugnans ATCC 19172, the genomic segment CCCCCAAATCAACTGCTCAGCGTCAACTGCTCAGCTCAGCGGTTTTGCAGGATATTCATCTCCTGCTGAGCCTGCTTCAGCGCGTCGGCGCTGGATTTCTGTCCGCTCAGCACGGCGGCCAGCGCCGTATTGATCGGCTTGGCCCAGTCCGGCCCCTGCGTGCCGAAGTAGTAGGGCCGCACGGTGCCCGACGACGCGCCCTGGAACACCACTTTGCTGTTCTCCGCGCCGGGGGTGGCCTTTTTGAAGAAGGCGTTGCTTTGCAGCGACGTGCGGCTGGGAATCGCCAGGCCCTGCTCCAGCACATACTGCTGCACGTTCGGGCTGGTCAGGATGTTCAGCACCTTGGCTGCCGCCGCCTTGTTCTTGGTGCCCGAGTTGATGGCCCAGCCCACGGTAAACACGAAGTTGCCGCGCTTGCCGGTCTTGTCGTTCTTGGGGATCAGCGCCGAGCCGTATTTCAGGTTGGGCGCGTTGTCCTTGAGGAAGCCCACGATCCAGTTGCCCTCGATGGCCACCGCCACCTTGCCCGACCCCAGGCAGCCGCCAGACCAGTCCTGCGACAGCTCCGAAGGCTGCACGGCCACCTTGTTCTTGCTCAGACCAGTAAAGTAGTTGAAGGCGGAGACAAAGGCCGGATCCAGCAGGTTGGTCTTGCCCTTGCTGTCGAAGGGTTGCCAGCCTGCCGCGAAGGCGAACTCGCCCATGCGGGCGTATTCGGGGGCCAGGCACGCGCCGTAGTAGTCGTTGCCCAGCGCCTTTTTCACCGCGGCCAGCTTGTTCTGAAAGCTCGTCCAGGTGTCGTTGTCGTTGGGATAGGCCACCTTGGCCTCGTCGAAGATGTCCTTGTTGTACACCAGGGTCAGGGTGTTGAAATCCTTGGCGACGGCGTAGGTCTTGCCGCCCCGGGTAAAGGCGTCATTCAGACTCTTGATAAACGGGGTGGTATTGACGACGCCATTCAAGGGCAGCAGCTTGCCCGTGGCGACGTAGCCGTCGAGCGTTTCCCCTGGCACGTAGAAGACGTCTCCGGCGTTCCCGGCCGCCAGCAGCGTGGTCAGCTGCTGGTTGTAGTCGCCCTGAAGCGGCTGGTAGACCACCGTGATCTTGTCCTTGGCGAGCGCGGGCTTCACGAAGCGGTTGATCAGATCGCCCACGATGGCCGGGTCCTGCCCGCCGTAGCCGTTAATCTTGATGGTGGTCTGCGCCGAGGCCGCACCAGCGGCAACGAGGACGGCAAGGCTGGCAAACAGTGCTTTTTTCATGGCTTCCCTCCGGGGAATGGCGCAACGGTGGCGCCGCGAATCAGTTCAACGGGGATAAATTCGCCGCGCGGGGGCAGGCCCGCGATGGCTTCTTGCACCAGCGTCAGCGCGGTGGACGCGATGCTGGGGATGTTCTGCGCCACCGTGGTCAACCGGATCGGCAGCGGCAGTTCGGGCAGGCCGTCAAAGCCCACCACGCTCACGTCCTGCGGCACCCGCACGCCCAGATCCTCCAGCGCGGCCACGGCGGCGGCGGCACTCTCGTCACTCTGGGCGAACAGACCGGTAAAGCGGGTGCCGGTCTCCCAGGCCCGGCGCACGGCGCGGTAACCGCCCAGCACCGTGAAATCGCTGGGCAAGCTGAGGGTGTGGGCGCCCACCGCCGCCGCGGCCCGCAGAAAGCCGCGCTCGCGGTCCTGGGCCACCTGGCTGGGCCCGGCCCCTAGGAAGGCGAGCTGGCGGTGTCCGGCCCCGGTCAGTTGCTCCGTGGCCAGCCGCGCGCCCTCCACATCGTCCGGGGCCACCCAGAAGAAATCGGGATGGTGACCGATCAGAACGGCAGGGACCCCGACAGCTCGCAAGAAATCCAGGCGCGGGTCCCCGTCGATGGCGTGCATCACCAGCACGGCGCTGGGCAGCCGGGTCAGGCGGGTCAGATCGGCCCGCAGCTCCAGCAGTTGCACGCCCTGGTGCGCCGTGCCCGCCTCCAGCGCGCGGCGAAACAGGATCATGTAAGGGTGCAGCACGGGGTCATCGTGGTCGAACGACAGCCCCAACGTCTGGCCTGTGCGCCAGCTCAGATGACGCGCGGCCGGGTCCGGGGTGTAGCCCAGCCGGACGATCACGTCCTGCACGCGGTCGCGCGTCCGGGCGGCCACGGTGCTGTGTCCGTTCAGGACGCGGCTGACCGTGCCGGTGCTGACACCAGCCTCGCGGGCAATGTCGTCGATGGTGGGCCGGGAGGATCGCATACCTTCAGCTTGGCTCCTTTGGAGGCTGGAAGCGAGGGCCAGGAGTGACCAGCGCGGCACGTACTGTAACCGCTTACAACAGGGGCGTTTATTGGCGTTCATCTCGTCCCGCGAAGGACAATCCCTGAATTGACTTGGGGGGATGCTGGTTTTTGTAAGCGGTTACAATCCCCATTGTGCGCCTTATGCGGAAAATGTCAAGTGGCCGGCTGAGCCCTTGGTGCTCAGCGGGGGCATTCCCGCCGAGCGCCGCCGGTCGTCGCTCAGAGACACGGAGACCTGACGGCCCTTGGCATGTCAGCCGAGCGGCACACCGCAGTCCCGCTGCCAGACGATGGGCCGCAATCGACATGGAACACCGAACGGTCAGCGTCCCCGCCGCTGCGTCCAGACGGACAGCGGCCAGAAGGCAGACTGCCCTCGCAAGTCAACCCCGGCCGGCACGCCTTGGGCGGGCGGATCTCCACGTCCGCGGCCAGCCCCGGCACGCCTCCTGGCTTCCGGAGACGGGCGTCTCCGCCGTGCGCGACGCGGGTGGCGGCTGCTCAATCCCGAGGTGTCCGCAACGCCCTGGCCCATACCAGCAGGGCCGGACGATCCCTAAGATGTCGATCGACACGGCATCCGGCTGAGATTGCTTCCTGCTTGCTCCAGAAGGCCATTGTGTTCCGATTCCCAAAGTGTGTGGGGCTGCGCGCCCCTTGAGTGAAGAGGTGGAGTTCAGGCGCGTGCGGGGACCACGGTCACCAGAGGTCCTGGCCTCCACACGAACCCCGCCTGGCCGGCGTCGCGCTGTCGCTTTCGGGCGATCCCGACTTCAGGCCTCAACGGACTGACGTGTTCCGCACCGGCCATTCCCACCCGACTGCTGCGCAGTTTGAATGGCGCGGAACCTGACAGCCCACTCTCGGCAATCACAAATTCTACCCCTGATTATGCTATTTACATAATCAATCTCAGCCGCTACAATCCATGGTGAAATTCAGCACCATTCAAACCACCCCCACCCAGAGCGAGGTTTTTTCATGATTGTCGAAACCAAGATCGTTGGCCGCCGCACCCCCTTTGAACGCCGCCCCACGCCCCTGCCGGATGGCCCCCAGACGCTGCGCAGCCTGCTGGGACATCTGGTTCACCAGGAGCTGGCCGCCTACCACGCGCGGCAGGAGAGCGTCGGTCTGCTGCGGGTGTTGACCCAGCAGGACCTGAGCGACGGCGCGGCGGTGGGCCGGATCAGCGTGGCCCCCCAGGAGCGGAGCGGCACCGTCACGCCCGAGGACGCCACCCAAACAGCACTCACCGCCTTCGGCGACGGCTTGTACTACGTGTTTGTGGACGACGAGCAGATCGAGAACCTGGATCAACCCCTGGTTCTGCGCGCCGACAGCACGCTGCTGCTGCTGCGCCTCACCGCGCTGGCGGGGGGCTGAGGATGGACGTTCAGGACTATCTGCGC encodes:
- a CDS encoding extracellular solute-binding protein, yielding MKKALFASLAVLVAAGAASAQTTIKINGYGGQDPAIVGDLINRFVKPALAKDKITVVYQPLQGDYNQQLTTLLAAGNAGDVFYVPGETLDGYVATGKLLPLNGVVNTTPFIKSLNDAFTRGGKTYAVAKDFNTLTLVYNKDIFDEAKVAYPNDNDTWTSFQNKLAAVKKALGNDYYGACLAPEYARMGEFAFAAGWQPFDSKGKTNLLDPAFVSAFNYFTGLSKNKVAVQPSELSQDWSGGCLGSGKVAVAIEGNWIVGFLKDNAPNLKYGSALIPKNDKTGKRGNFVFTVGWAINSGTKNKAAAAKVLNILTSPNVQQYVLEQGLAIPSRTSLQSNAFFKKATPGAENSKVVFQGASSGTVRPYYFGTQGPDWAKPINTALAAVLSGQKSSADALKQAQQEMNILQNR
- a CDS encoding LacI family DNA-binding transcriptional regulator, with product MRSSRPTIDDIAREAGVSTGTVSRVLNGHSTVAARTRDRVQDVIVRLGYTPDPAARHLSWRTGQTLGLSFDHDDPVLHPYMILFRRALEAGTAHQGVQLLELRADLTRLTRLPSAVLVMHAIDGDPRLDFLRAVGVPAVLIGHHPDFFWVAPDDVEGARLATEQLTGAGHRQLAFLGAGPSQVAQDRERGFLRAAAAVGAHTLSLPSDFTVLGGYRAVRRAWETGTRFTGLFAQSDESAAAAVAALEDLGVRVPQDVSVVGFDGLPELPLPIRLTTVAQNIPSIASTALTLVQEAIAGLPPRGEFIPVELIRGATVAPFPGGKP